Proteins encoded in a region of the Elusimicrobiota bacterium genome:
- the rarA gene encoding Replication-associated recombination protein A, which translates to MAPRDWPEFIGQENLVSPGSLLRRAIEADRLGSSVFFGPPGTGKTALARLAAKQSKSAIEYLNAVTAGVAELRNVVKRALERKQMNGQRTLLIVDEIHHFNRTQQDALLPDVERGNLTLIGLTTENPYFYVNAALMSRSTAFEFQPLSESSLQRIFDLTLQDKERGLGLMNLHISPEAKAHFIRSADGDARRMLNALELAASTTAPQMEGEVILDEKVAQASTQKRSIRYDKSGDEHYDIISAFIKSMRGSDPDAALYWMAKMLSAGEDPRFVARRIMIFAAEDVGNADPMALTVAHSAARVVEMVGMPEARIPLAQAVTYLACSPKSNAAYSALRRAEEEVAKGPAREIPNSIKDSGGDGKSRGHGIDYLYPHDYPGHHVKQTYMPKRIYFYEPSDQGQEVEIKKRLTEWRKANPSI; encoded by the coding sequence ATGGCACCCCGGGATTGGCCTGAATTCATAGGTCAAGAAAATCTGGTGTCGCCTGGCAGTCTTCTTCGTCGAGCCATCGAAGCAGACCGGTTGGGATCCAGTGTGTTTTTTGGCCCTCCGGGGACGGGTAAAACAGCCTTGGCGCGTCTTGCCGCAAAACAATCCAAATCAGCCATCGAATATTTAAATGCGGTGACAGCGGGTGTGGCGGAATTGCGAAATGTCGTTAAGCGGGCTCTCGAGCGCAAACAAATGAACGGTCAGAGAACTTTGCTGATTGTCGATGAAATTCACCACTTCAACAGAACGCAACAAGATGCCCTTTTACCGGACGTTGAACGGGGAAATTTGACCTTGATTGGGCTCACCACCGAAAATCCCTATTTTTATGTCAATGCGGCGCTCATGTCTCGCTCAACGGCGTTTGAGTTCCAACCCTTGTCGGAGTCGTCACTGCAGAGAATTTTTGATTTGACTCTCCAAGATAAAGAGCGAGGTTTGGGTTTAATGAATTTGCATATATCACCTGAAGCCAAGGCTCATTTTATTCGTTCAGCGGACGGAGATGCGCGGCGAATGTTGAATGCGCTTGAACTGGCTGCTTCCACCACCGCGCCACAAATGGAGGGAGAGGTCATCCTTGATGAAAAGGTCGCGCAGGCATCCACTCAGAAACGATCAATCCGTTACGATAAATCGGGGGATGAACATTACGACATCATCTCAGCTTTCATCAAATCGATGCGAGGAAGCGATCCCGATGCGGCTCTTTATTGGATGGCCAAAATGCTTTCGGCAGGTGAAGATCCACGGTTTGTGGCAAGGCGCATCATGATTTTTGCCGCGGAAGATGTGGGAAATGCTGATCCAATGGCGCTAACCGTGGCCCATTCGGCTGCCCGTGTGGTCGAAATGGTGGGCATGCCGGAGGCTCGCATTCCGTTGGCTCAGGCGGTGACCTATTTGGCATGTTCCCCCAAATCAAACGCTGCATACTCAGCTCTGAGACGTGCCGAGGAAGAGGTAGCAAAAGGCCCGGCGCGTGAAATTCCCAATTCCATCAAGGATTCAGGCGGTGACGGAAAATCACGAGGTCATGGAATCGATTATCTGTATCCTCACGATTATCCCGGTCATCATGTTAAACAAACGTATATGCCCAAACGGATTTATTTTTATGAACCCTCCGATCAGGGGCAGGAAGTCGAAATAAAAAAGAGACTGACAGAATGGCGGAAAGCAAACCCTTCGATTTAA
- the zapA gene encoding Cell division protein ZapA: MKNVLNDRVRVQIFGREYEMDPGGLTALEVQSLASFVDERMREIAEDLSIVDTQKVAVLASINIALDYLQLKEKNQSKGQDVGSHLVQLTQKLNSALNA; the protein is encoded by the coding sequence ATGAAGAACGTTCTCAATGACCGAGTTCGTGTTCAAATCTTTGGCCGGGAATATGAAATGGATCCGGGAGGCCTCACTGCTCTCGAAGTGCAAAGTTTGGCTTCTTTTGTGGATGAGAGGATGCGGGAAATCGCGGAGGATTTATCGATAGTTGACACTCAAAAAGTGGCCGTTCTGGCTTCGATTAATATCGCGCTTGATTACTTGCAGCTTAAAGAAAAGAATCAATCCAAGGGACAGGATGTTGGATCCCATCTGGTTCAGTTGACTCAGAAACTCAACTCTGCTTTGAACGCCTAA
- the yqgN gene encoding putative protein YqgN, whose product MAESKPFDLIPVYDVKRFLRRLLVRRRQQINSKDRLRWSQRAVKNLINSSYYTRAKVIAAFIGFGSEIITDGLIAQCWKDGKKVLIPISSEGFGRPFFALFQKGDSLKKTPQGPFELIQKKNPFPFRSVDLVLVPGLGFDKRGHRLGYGGGVYDRILAKTPQAQHVGFYFSLQELTVIPMENHDKKMDAIVTEKGL is encoded by the coding sequence ATGGCGGAAAGCAAACCCTTCGATTTAATCCCCGTTTATGATGTTAAACGATTTCTTCGTCGATTGTTGGTTCGCCGTCGGCAACAGATCAACTCCAAGGATCGTCTGCGCTGGAGTCAGCGTGCGGTTAAGAACCTAATAAACTCATCCTATTATACGAGAGCCAAAGTGATTGCGGCTTTTATAGGTTTTGGAAGTGAAATCATTACCGATGGGTTAATCGCTCAATGCTGGAAAGATGGGAAAAAAGTGTTAATTCCAATATCGTCGGAGGGGTTTGGTCGTCCGTTTTTTGCGCTTTTCCAAAAAGGGGACAGCTTAAAGAAAACGCCCCAAGGACCTTTCGAACTGATTCAGAAAAAAAATCCATTCCCATTTCGATCGGTTGATTTGGTGCTTGTTCCTGGATTGGGATTTGATAAACGGGGGCATCGATTGGGCTATGGGGGAGGGGTTTATGACCGTATCTTGGCGAAAACTCCCCAGGCTCAACATGTGGGTTTTTATTTCTCTCTTCAAGAATTGACGGTGATTCCAATGGAAAACCATGATAAAAAAATGGATGCAATTGTGACGGAAAAAGGCTTATAA
- the yqeN gene encoding putative protein YqeN translates to MPSFRPDQLEQVLRSGSIGSLYLFDGPENWLKERALAKMMDQLVPLDCRDFNLERFDGSTCQASDIINAMQGLPFMGERRVVVVNHAEEISAADSRIVGEMLSQIPKSTCLLFLYEGKANLREEIPAQVASHGGIVTFWTPFPNQLPAWVVGEARQRGKSMGYEAAQLLGEACQDLQEISNEMDKLCLFIGNKKNIEVADIRAHGLPDEVGDTRLLEDALWERNSAQALSHGRRLAEVGVRGEMIFPLCERVFRTLLLAQTLQSQKKMSVDDICGALNIRSKMHQTNLLKGLKAYRAAEIQGSLEKVLLADQDLKTGHLPSEVAVSLLLWNLCGAGQNQKTLQRSNF, encoded by the coding sequence GTGCCTTCGTTTAGACCCGATCAACTCGAACAAGTTCTCCGTTCGGGATCCATCGGGTCGCTCTATCTTTTTGATGGGCCCGAAAATTGGCTAAAGGAGAGAGCCCTCGCCAAAATGATGGATCAATTGGTTCCCTTGGATTGCCGGGATTTTAACCTTGAAAGGTTTGATGGGAGCACTTGCCAGGCCAGTGACATTATCAATGCCATGCAAGGCCTTCCCTTTATGGGAGAAAGGCGTGTGGTGGTAGTCAATCATGCGGAAGAAATTTCCGCCGCTGATTCACGAATTGTGGGAGAAATGCTCTCACAAATCCCGAAGAGTACCTGCCTCCTGTTCCTCTATGAAGGGAAAGCCAATCTTAGAGAGGAAATCCCAGCGCAAGTGGCCTCGCATGGCGGCATTGTTACTTTTTGGACACCTTTTCCGAATCAACTCCCGGCCTGGGTGGTGGGAGAAGCCCGTCAAAGGGGAAAAAGCATGGGCTATGAGGCGGCTCAATTGCTGGGGGAAGCCTGCCAAGATCTTCAAGAAATCTCCAATGAGATGGACAAGTTGTGTCTTTTTATTGGAAACAAAAAGAATATTGAGGTTGCCGATATTAGAGCCCATGGACTTCCTGATGAGGTGGGCGACACGCGGTTACTGGAGGATGCTCTATGGGAGAGAAATTCAGCTCAAGCTCTATCTCATGGGCGTCGACTGGCGGAAGTCGGTGTTCGAGGCGAGATGATCTTTCCTCTGTGTGAACGGGTTTTTCGCACGTTGCTTTTGGCTCAAACTCTGCAAAGCCAAAAAAAAATGTCTGTTGATGATATCTGCGGAGCGCTCAATATCAGGTCTAAAATGCATCAAACGAATCTTTTAAAAGGGCTAAAAGCCTATCGTGCCGCTGAAATTCAAGGCTCTCTTGAGAAGGTTTTACTCGCAGACCAGGATCTTAAGACAGGTCATTTGCCGAGTGAGGTGGCGGTTTCTTTGTTGTTGTGGAATTTATGTGGTGCGGGTCAGAATCAAAAAACGTTACAACGCAGCAATTTTTGA
- the dxs_2 gene encoding 1-deoxy-D-xylulose-5-phosphate synthase produces MQPSMALLQMIKKPSDLRNLKPELLPDVAKEIRQKIIDVTAQTGGHLGASLGATDLAVALHYVFESPTDKIIWDTGHQAYAHKLLTGRWDKFHTLRQYGGISGFLNRSESEHDAFGAGHASTAISAALGFAAARDILKQDYKVVAVVNDGSITGGMAFEALQNAGNMASDLIVVLNDNQMFISHRVGAVGAFLAKFLTGGLYTRFEKRVRQFLTRLHFWGSHLLRLAKRIRVLLFPGLLFEEMGFSYLGPLDGHDLPKLIEVLQGVKTLKGPILLHVVTKKGRGYDKAENDPIKYHGVSKWNPETGEMAKAPEGPPSYTKVFGQSLCKLAKEDEKIVAITAAMPEGTGLDMFRDKFKGRYFDVGLGEQHAVTFAGGLACAGVKPVVAIYSTFLQRGFDQIEHDIALQKLPVVFCLDRGGLVGDDGATHHGVFDLSYLRMIPNMTIMAPKDENELQHMLKTALNHSGPVAIRYPRGAGVGVPLDSTFRLLPWGRGEILREGRDIAILGIGNMVMPSIESSENLAKEGINVKVINARFVKPLDRTWLLDSLNGVRSIITVEENAVAGGFGSAIRELLEGEPFEITSIGIPDKFIEHGSQAKLRSLVGLTQENIAETVRLIHSGSRPVPSSSSGKFLPN; encoded by the coding sequence ATGCAGCCCTCAATGGCCCTCTTACAAATGATAAAAAAACCCTCTGATTTAAGAAATTTAAAACCCGAATTGCTGCCAGACGTCGCGAAAGAGATTCGACAAAAAATAATCGATGTGACGGCCCAAACGGGGGGACACCTTGGAGCTTCTTTGGGCGCCACGGATTTGGCTGTGGCTCTTCATTATGTATTTGAATCGCCCACCGATAAAATAATTTGGGACACTGGACATCAAGCCTATGCTCATAAGCTTTTAACAGGACGCTGGGATAAATTTCATACCCTTCGGCAATATGGAGGAATCAGCGGGTTCTTGAATAGAAGCGAATCTGAGCATGATGCCTTCGGTGCGGGGCATGCCTCCACCGCCATTTCAGCCGCTTTGGGTTTCGCGGCCGCTCGCGACATTCTGAAACAAGATTATAAGGTTGTAGCGGTTGTGAATGACGGTTCTATCACTGGCGGAATGGCCTTTGAAGCCCTTCAGAACGCGGGAAACATGGCCTCTGATCTCATCGTGGTTTTAAATGACAATCAAATGTTTATTTCTCATCGTGTGGGAGCTGTAGGAGCGTTTTTGGCCAAGTTCCTGACCGGAGGGCTCTACACACGATTTGAAAAACGTGTTCGACAATTTTTAACCCGCCTTCATTTTTGGGGAAGCCATTTACTTCGTTTGGCCAAACGTATCCGTGTATTGCTGTTTCCAGGATTGCTGTTTGAAGAGATGGGTTTTAGTTATTTGGGCCCCTTGGACGGCCACGATTTGCCCAAACTTATCGAAGTTCTTCAAGGTGTAAAAACTTTAAAGGGCCCCATCCTCTTGCATGTGGTTACGAAAAAAGGGCGGGGTTACGACAAAGCGGAAAATGATCCGATCAAATATCATGGGGTCAGCAAATGGAATCCGGAAACGGGGGAAATGGCCAAAGCTCCTGAAGGTCCGCCCTCCTACACAAAAGTGTTTGGTCAGTCTCTGTGTAAATTGGCCAAAGAAGATGAAAAGATCGTGGCCATTACAGCGGCGATGCCCGAAGGAACGGGGCTTGACATGTTCAGGGATAAATTTAAAGGGCGCTATTTTGATGTGGGGTTAGGCGAACAACATGCCGTCACCTTTGCGGGAGGATTGGCTTGTGCGGGCGTCAAACCCGTGGTGGCCATCTATTCCACTTTCCTTCAACGTGGTTTTGATCAAATTGAACATGATATCGCTCTTCAAAAATTACCGGTCGTTTTTTGTTTGGACAGAGGGGGGCTTGTCGGAGATGACGGAGCCACTCATCACGGCGTTTTTGATTTGTCTTATCTTCGGATGATTCCCAATATGACGATTATGGCCCCCAAAGATGAAAATGAGTTGCAGCATATGCTCAAAACGGCCCTCAATCATTCCGGGCCTGTGGCCATTCGATATCCGCGTGGCGCGGGTGTGGGAGTTCCTCTCGATTCAACTTTTAGGTTGTTGCCCTGGGGGCGAGGTGAGATTCTGAGGGAAGGAAGGGATATTGCCATCCTGGGGATCGGCAACATGGTCATGCCTTCAATTGAGTCCTCCGAAAACTTGGCGAAAGAGGGAATCAATGTCAAAGTGATCAACGCACGTTTCGTCAAACCCCTTGACCGAACATGGCTTCTTGATTCCTTAAACGGAGTTCGATCCATAATTACAGTTGAAGAAAATGCGGTGGCCGGAGGATTTGGCAGTGCCATTCGTGAATTATTGGAAGGAGAACCGTTTGAGATTACTTCCATTGGAATTCCTGATAAATTTATCGAACATGGGTCTCAAGCCAAACTTCGTAGCCTGGTGGGTTTAACCCAAGAAAATATCGCTGAGACAGTCCGCCTCATACATTCCGGATCGCGACCAGTTCCCTCCAGTTCAAGCGGGAAATTTCTTCCCAACTGA
- the pheT gene encoding Phenylalanine--tRNA ligase beta subunit codes for MKVSFNWLRELVDIPWTAVETSEKLAQLGFPVESLRSVGIQVTDVISVKILSISKHPNADRLQIAQVTDGKQEYSIVCGAPNIAVGQIVPCAVPGAKLPSGIEISISKIRGVESQGMLCSERELGLSGEHAGILQLPSMAPLGREVKDLLGGGDAILDIEITPNRPDLMSHVGVGRELAALAKKEIKWPSTKIKSTPKKSKGLVHIAELSLCSRYRGQIIRDVKVGPSPDWMQQRLLSCGIRPINNLVDITNYVLLEWGHPLHVFDLEKLLGQKIIVRKAHQGEKILALDEKTYELTPDDLVISDEKNAVAIAGIMGGQVSGVSNSTTNILLESAVFDRVCVRKTSKRLALRSESSIRFEKGTDSFTAEKAALRAVQLILDLAGGILAECADEIPLKGKPHAVTLRSKKLEALVGIKPSDKTVLDIFTRLGLSPKLTKSGWVCKIPDYRKDLIEEVDLIEEVVRFMGYDAIPAKVSRISLGTISEKYRQWESEPLIETLRGLGFSETITTTFCSMPQFRKLGVGLPEDQLVKLANPLSQDESLLRPNLLINLIKAVQLNLNHQASRVALFEIGNVFQKAQGEIQESKKIACVFAGLLSQKGIFSEESNIDFFSIKGFLERLRKTFQADWQVAPTTKYKELHPHQGLVVNWRGQEIGLMGMLHPTLANTLDIHVPCGFFELQASVFQVKRSIHLKPLQKFPFVERDVAIVVEKSTEWKKLHEIIMQAGGNLLQESTPFDIFEGGSLNPSQKSIAFRVKLQHGDHTLSESEITSTVDNIKKALQNTCGAQLR; via the coding sequence ATGAAAGTCAGTTTCAATTGGCTAAGAGAGTTGGTCGATATCCCTTGGACTGCGGTAGAAACCTCTGAAAAATTGGCCCAGCTGGGTTTTCCTGTCGAATCGTTGCGTTCAGTGGGGATTCAGGTCACAGATGTAATTTCGGTAAAAATTCTCTCAATTTCAAAACATCCCAACGCTGATCGTTTACAAATTGCACAAGTGACCGATGGCAAACAAGAATATTCCATTGTGTGTGGAGCCCCCAATATTGCGGTGGGACAAATTGTGCCCTGCGCTGTTCCCGGCGCAAAATTGCCTAGTGGAATCGAAATTTCAATTTCAAAAATTCGGGGCGTGGAATCACAAGGGATGCTTTGTTCTGAACGTGAATTGGGGTTGTCCGGAGAACATGCTGGGATTCTCCAATTACCTTCAATGGCGCCATTGGGGCGAGAGGTGAAAGATTTGCTTGGCGGAGGAGATGCCATCCTTGATATTGAGATTACGCCAAACCGTCCCGATTTGATGAGTCATGTGGGCGTGGGGCGAGAATTGGCGGCTCTGGCCAAAAAAGAAATCAAATGGCCCTCTACCAAAATAAAATCCACTCCTAAAAAATCAAAAGGATTGGTTCACATCGCCGAACTTTCACTTTGTTCTCGTTATCGGGGACAGATTATTCGCGATGTTAAAGTCGGGCCCTCTCCAGATTGGATGCAACAACGTTTATTGTCTTGTGGTATTCGTCCCATCAACAACCTTGTGGACATTACCAACTATGTTCTTTTGGAATGGGGACACCCCTTGCATGTATTCGATCTTGAAAAACTTTTAGGTCAAAAAATTATTGTCCGCAAGGCTCACCAAGGTGAAAAGATTTTGGCTCTAGATGAAAAGACGTATGAACTAACACCGGATGATTTGGTGATTTCTGACGAGAAAAATGCCGTGGCCATAGCGGGTATTATGGGGGGGCAAGTCTCTGGGGTTTCAAATTCCACCACAAATATTTTGCTTGAAAGTGCAGTGTTTGATCGTGTCTGTGTTCGAAAAACATCAAAACGTCTTGCCTTAAGAAGCGAAAGCTCAATTCGTTTTGAAAAGGGAACAGATTCCTTTACGGCGGAAAAGGCCGCGCTACGAGCGGTTCAACTCATTCTTGATTTGGCGGGTGGCATTTTGGCCGAGTGTGCAGATGAAATCCCCTTAAAAGGAAAACCACACGCCGTGACTCTCCGGTCGAAAAAGCTGGAGGCATTGGTGGGGATAAAACCATCCGACAAAACAGTTCTTGATATTTTTACGCGCTTGGGCCTTTCTCCCAAATTAACCAAATCAGGGTGGGTGTGCAAAATTCCAGATTATCGAAAGGATTTAATTGAAGAAGTTGATTTGATTGAAGAGGTTGTTCGTTTCATGGGTTATGACGCCATTCCGGCGAAAGTCTCTCGAATATCACTGGGAACAATATCTGAAAAATATCGACAATGGGAAAGCGAACCTTTAATAGAAACGCTTCGAGGGTTGGGATTTTCAGAAACCATCACCACGACCTTCTGTTCGATGCCCCAATTTAGAAAACTGGGGGTGGGGTTGCCGGAGGATCAATTGGTGAAGTTAGCCAATCCACTTTCTCAGGATGAATCTCTGCTTCGGCCGAATTTGCTGATTAATCTCATCAAGGCAGTTCAGCTCAATTTAAACCATCAGGCTTCACGGGTCGCTTTATTTGAAATCGGCAATGTTTTCCAGAAAGCCCAGGGTGAAATTCAGGAGTCAAAAAAAATTGCGTGTGTTTTTGCTGGTCTTCTTTCTCAAAAAGGCATTTTTTCCGAAGAAAGTAATATCGATTTCTTTTCCATAAAAGGATTTCTCGAACGTTTACGGAAAACCTTTCAAGCCGACTGGCAAGTGGCTCCAACAACCAAATATAAAGAATTGCATCCCCATCAAGGGCTGGTGGTGAATTGGAGGGGCCAGGAAATAGGGTTGATGGGAATGCTTCATCCTACTTTGGCCAACACTTTGGATATTCATGTGCCCTGTGGTTTTTTTGAATTACAAGCCTCCGTTTTTCAAGTGAAACGTTCAATCCATTTAAAACCACTTCAGAAGTTTCCTTTTGTGGAACGGGATGTGGCAATAGTCGTTGAAAAATCAACAGAATGGAAAAAACTCCATGAAATTATTATGCAGGCGGGAGGGAATCTTCTTCAAGAATCCACTCCCTTTGATATTTTTGAGGGGGGAAGCCTGAATCCTTCGCAAAAATCCATAGCTTTTCGAGTTAAACTTCAACATGGAGATCATACTTTGAGTGAGAGTGAAATCACCTCCACTGTTGACAACATCAAGAAGGCTCTTCAAAACACCTGTGGTGCTCAACTCAGGTAA
- the tlyA gene encoding Hemolysin A, producing MDILLVERGLASTRTKAQALILAGQVKVRGEQVRKVGLTLPVDANIQLIAGPPFVSRGGEKLEGALEDFKLIPDNKVCLDVGSSTGGFTDCLLQKGARLVYSIDVGRRQLADSLRNDYRVRSMEEIHILEVKPELLNPQPNFCVIDVSFISLKKILGHIKSLMGAGSPVLAMVKPQFEVGAKFLKKGVVREVEVQKRAVDDVIQFAKAEGFYYFDQSPARLKGPKGNQEYFVFLKTP from the coding sequence TTGGATATTTTGTTGGTTGAGCGCGGCCTGGCCTCGACGCGTACCAAAGCCCAAGCATTGATTTTGGCTGGACAAGTGAAGGTCAGAGGTGAACAGGTCCGAAAAGTGGGCTTAACCCTCCCTGTCGATGCAAATATTCAATTGATTGCTGGGCCTCCGTTTGTGTCACGAGGGGGAGAAAAACTCGAAGGGGCTTTGGAAGATTTTAAACTTATTCCAGATAACAAAGTGTGTTTGGATGTGGGATCGTCAACGGGCGGGTTTACGGATTGCCTGCTCCAAAAAGGGGCGCGGTTGGTTTATTCCATCGATGTTGGGAGAAGGCAGTTGGCGGACTCTTTGAGGAATGATTATCGGGTTCGATCCATGGAAGAAATCCACATACTAGAAGTGAAACCTGAATTGCTGAATCCTCAACCAAACTTCTGTGTCATTGATGTTTCTTTTATTTCATTAAAGAAAATTTTGGGGCATATCAAATCATTGATGGGGGCCGGTTCTCCTGTGTTGGCCATGGTCAAACCACAATTCGAAGTGGGAGCTAAATTTTTAAAAAAAGGGGTAGTTCGAGAGGTCGAAGTTCAAAAAAGGGCCGTTGATGATGTTATCCAATTTGCCAAAGCGGAGGGTTTTTACTATTTCGATCAATCGCCGGCTCGTCTTAAAGGGCCCAAAGGAAACCAGGAATATTTTGTTTTTCTGAAAACACCATAA
- the leuS gene encoding Leucine--tRNA ligase → MSIYNFKEIESKWQQIWADRQVDTAPQPNADHPPYYLLVMFPYPSGNLHMGHVRNYTIGDVLARFQRRKGRSVLHPIGWDSFGLPAENAAIKHKTDPATWTWKNIETMRKQLKALAISYDWDREVATCHPDYYRWNQWLFIKMYEKGLAYRKKAPVNWCDSCVTVLANEQVHEGRCWRCDSLVSQKELEQWFFRITQYAEELLTGHTQLKKTATQKGWPDQVLTMQNHWIGKSWGAHVDFETDQGNLRVFTTRPDTLFGATFMVIAPEHPQLESLTTPENKGAVEDYRQKAKTLTRFMRTAENREKTGVFTGRYAKNPLTGSLVPIWVADYVLTDYGTGAIMAVPAHDQRDYEFATKFNIDINQVIAPSDGKLPSGQAYEGEGLLINSGPYTGLTIQDAQKKMSTDLEKLNRGAAAVTYKLRDWLLSRQRYWGTPIPMVYCSKCGMMPVNENELPVTLPTQVEFTGIGASPLASAEEWIQTPCPKCHQIARRETDTMDTFIDSSWYYARYTDPHNEKKPFEPEKANQWLPVTQYVGGSEHACMHLIYSRFFHKVLRDMGFVKCDEPFQSLLTQGMVTLGGSAMSKSKGNVVDPNDVIGRYGADTCRLFILFAAPPTQQLEWSDKQIEGIWRFLNRVWRLAHVFVGSDDEKAFKRTESEELISAEELIRRVHLCIHRVTRDIEDDFGFNTAIAAIMELVNSIYLYPHLGDAVSKEATETVVQLLSPFAPHMADELWGKFGHQDSLTFVPWPKANTQKMISSQIEIVVQVNGKLRDKLSISPNLKEEEVKEKALESLLKKGTSFAPKRVIYVPNKLVNFVG, encoded by the coding sequence ATGTCCATTTATAATTTCAAAGAAATCGAATCAAAATGGCAACAGATCTGGGCGGACCGACAGGTTGACACGGCCCCCCAGCCCAATGCTGATCACCCTCCGTATTACCTTTTGGTGATGTTTCCTTATCCTTCTGGTAATTTGCACATGGGGCATGTCCGCAATTACACGATTGGTGATGTTTTGGCCAGGTTCCAAAGGCGCAAAGGCCGATCGGTTCTTCACCCCATCGGATGGGACTCGTTTGGGCTTCCCGCGGAAAATGCCGCCATCAAACACAAAACCGATCCCGCCACTTGGACTTGGAAAAATATTGAAACGATGCGAAAACAACTCAAGGCCCTAGCGATCTCTTACGATTGGGATCGCGAAGTGGCCACCTGCCATCCCGACTATTATCGTTGGAATCAGTGGCTTTTCATCAAGATGTATGAAAAAGGGCTGGCCTATCGGAAAAAAGCTCCCGTGAATTGGTGCGACTCTTGCGTTACGGTGTTGGCCAATGAACAGGTGCATGAGGGGCGATGTTGGAGATGCGACAGTTTGGTGTCGCAAAAAGAATTGGAACAATGGTTTTTTCGGATTACTCAATACGCCGAAGAATTGCTCACGGGGCACACTCAATTGAAAAAAACGGCTACCCAAAAAGGATGGCCGGATCAAGTTTTAACCATGCAGAACCATTGGATCGGAAAATCATGGGGAGCTCATGTTGATTTTGAAACTGATCAAGGAAATCTCAGAGTGTTCACCACTCGGCCTGATACCTTGTTTGGGGCCACTTTTATGGTCATTGCACCTGAACATCCACAACTGGAAAGTTTGACCACACCTGAAAATAAAGGCGCTGTAGAGGACTATCGGCAAAAAGCAAAGACCCTCACTCGATTTATGCGGACCGCCGAAAACCGAGAAAAAACTGGCGTATTCACTGGTCGTTATGCCAAGAATCCATTGACAGGGTCCCTGGTTCCCATTTGGGTGGCTGATTACGTCTTAACCGATTACGGAACGGGAGCCATTATGGCGGTTCCGGCCCATGATCAGCGGGATTACGAATTTGCAACGAAATTCAATATCGACATTAATCAAGTCATCGCGCCCTCTGATGGAAAACTCCCTTCTGGACAGGCCTATGAAGGGGAAGGTTTGTTGATCAATTCAGGTCCTTATACCGGTTTGACCATCCAAGACGCCCAGAAAAAAATGTCAACCGATTTGGAAAAGTTAAACCGAGGCGCGGCGGCCGTCACCTATAAATTGCGAGATTGGTTGCTCTCTAGGCAGCGTTACTGGGGTACCCCTATTCCCATGGTCTATTGTTCCAAATGTGGGATGATGCCCGTGAACGAAAACGAATTGCCCGTGACCTTGCCCACACAAGTTGAATTTACCGGTATAGGCGCTTCACCCTTGGCTTCGGCCGAAGAATGGATCCAAACCCCCTGTCCCAAATGTCACCAAATCGCCCGGCGCGAAACCGATACCATGGACACCTTTATTGATTCGAGTTGGTATTACGCTCGCTATACCGATCCCCACAACGAAAAAAAACCTTTTGAGCCGGAAAAAGCCAATCAGTGGCTTCCCGTGACTCAATATGTGGGGGGAAGTGAGCATGCGTGTATGCATCTCATTTACTCACGTTTTTTCCATAAAGTATTGCGAGATATGGGATTTGTGAAATGCGATGAACCCTTCCAATCGTTATTAACCCAAGGCATGGTAACCTTGGGAGGAAGCGCCATGTCCAAATCGAAAGGCAATGTGGTAGATCCCAATGATGTCATTGGCCGATATGGCGCTGATACCTGCCGTCTGTTCATTTTATTCGCAGCTCCACCCACACAACAACTGGAATGGTCGGACAAACAAATTGAAGGAATTTGGAGGTTTCTAAATCGGGTTTGGCGACTCGCGCATGTCTTCGTAGGCTCTGATGATGAAAAAGCGTTCAAACGAACCGAATCCGAAGAATTAATCAGTGCGGAAGAGTTGATACGGCGTGTCCATCTATGTATTCACCGTGTCACGCGTGATATCGAAGATGATTTCGGATTTAATACCGCCATCGCTGCGATCATGGAGTTGGTCAATTCCATCTATCTCTATCCCCATTTGGGTGACGCGGTTTCAAAAGAGGCCACGGAAACCGTGGTGCAACTCCTCTCTCCTTTTGCACCGCATATGGCAGATGAATTGTGGGGGAAATTTGGCCATCAAGACTCTCTCACTTTTGTCCCTTGGCCAAAGGCCAACACTCAAAAAATGATCAGCAGCCAAATCGAAATCGTGGTTCAGGTGAATGGAAAACTGCGAGACAAGTTGAGTATTTCACCCAATTTGAAGGAGGAGGAAGTTAAAGAAAAAGCATTGGAGTCTCTTTTGAAGAAAGGCACTTCTTTCGCTCCAAAGCGCGTTATCTATGTCCCCAATAAATTGGTAAATTTCGTCGGATAA